GATTTGGGATGCATGAAATATGAGATCAGTATTcataattcaaattcaaattcaaattaaaattaaaatacatttaATAATTAGCATACCTAATTTGGGAATAAAATGCTACCCAGACTAATTACCGTGACAGCAATATTTTGAAAACCCAGATAAAACCTTCATAAATTTGCAATTCTACCATTCAGCTTGATGATAATGCAatattcttcattttctttttcttttctttttttgtttttgataaacAATATTCTTCATTTTCAGGCAAGACATAATATGAAGCAAGTTCTTTTAaacttctaaaaaaaaaaaaataataatactcTGTCACAACATCTAATGATTATGCACAATTCTTTTTAccaattttcttttaaaaacattaaataaaagtAATACTGCACCACAACATCTTATAATAATCCACAATGAACTAAATTTTTACAATTCCATAAttcaaataaattgaaattataTAAACGTGTGGCTTTTTCTGGATGTTAATTAAGAAGGAAATCTGGGGGTCAATTTGGGGCTGCACTTGAGGGTCCAGGCACAATTGCATAAAAATTTACTGGATCAATTCAAGTGTGTAATTCAATTACTTTCAACAGAATTTTCAGTTCTAGTCCTTTAATTCTAAACATCTTATGATGAAAGACCACATGATTTGCCATTTGACTTGGCACTTGAAAACCACAAAATTCATCTTTTACATATCCGGTACACAAAACAAAAAACACTATAGTAAaataaatttcagaaatttctaATGAACCCCCACTTAAGGAAAAATTAGAGTTAAAATAGATTTAACATTTTTACCTCACTGTACAAATCCGACAATCAGCCCAGCATCAACAAGCATCCTCTCTAGATGATGACTCTTTCTCCTCAGAAACTGTAGTTAGGCCGGGTTTGGTTTCTGGTGACTCTTCCTTGCTGGACAGGGACGTAGCACTACCTTCATATTTAGGTGACTTGTTCTCATCCGGCACTGAAGCTGGAGAGGGATCAGAAACTTTATGCATTTCTACATGCTCAAAACCACTGTTTCTTTCTGAAGTTTCAGGCTCCTCGTTCCCTGATGCACAAGCCTTGTGGGAATCCGTTTGGTGTACTTTTTCAGCTGGCTGAGAATCAGTATCTACAAGACGCTTAGAGGCAGATGGAATATTTTCTGCACCAGAGGTACTACATGTTGCCCACAAAAACTGCAACTTGTTACCTAGCCAGTATTTACCATTTGAAAATGCCCTTTCAGCTGAATGACGAGTTGTGAAAGTCACAAGAGCTGTGCAATTGTTTGGCACTTCTCGCCCATCACTATCATCGGTACCTTCTAGTACAACAGTAGAAAGATCGCCATATGGTGAGAAGTGTTCCTCCAAAGCATCAACCTAGAAGACATTAATCATCAGTTAACCCTTAGTAATAAACACCTATAAATAGCATACAGAAAACTAAACTTCAAGCATAGATCAACACATgattgaaagaaaaaacaaacaaacaacaaacaaaagGAATACTTCGTGGCCGGATCACATATTAACCAATCCACTATAATCACATGGAATAGATGGTAGGGaaatatatgtataaacagACAGAGGATGAAGAGGGGAGGGAGCAAGAGAGATAAAGATTACATTTGCCAAACCCAAAGGTAGAGGTGGTATGACTCTAAATGCTGTGGACCGGTTATCCAACTTGTATCGATTCGTCACAAAGGGAACTCCTGCAGTTACAATTGGACGTATTGGCTGTTTTGAGCCAGTCGATTCCTGTTGCCCCCCTGGTGTCTTTGTCTTGGGGCTCAATGATATAGGGTTCTCCACACACTTGTTCTTATCCACAATTGTCTCAGAACGATTAGATGGCATATTAGCAGCTGGATTGGAGGATCTAGGAGTCATAACTTTTGCAGCATCAGATGCTATACTTACTTTAGGTCTCTTAGCAGCAGGCTCAGACAATACATCCCCCTTTATTACTATTGCCTGAAAGAGCAAAATTTGCATAATAGCTGTAAGAAATGTATGAACTGAAATTTAGGAGATACTATAAACCCCCATTTTTCTGAATAGGGGCAAGCAGTTTGTGCTTTACATCTTTCTTTACCCTAACTCTTCAGATTGCCATCTCATAAAACCACTTAGACATGATAAAGACTGTGAAAGCTAATGTGTGAACGGATATAACCTAAAAGTGCAGTGCATGTGTGGCTTCCCAATCAAGATTTGATAATTGTGGCAATGTTTAGCATACTTCAAAATAATATCCTAATACGAACATACTGAACACAAATGATCATACAAAGACAAGAatctgaaaaaaataataataataataataatattcaaAGATCAAGTGTACATACTTGTTTTTCAAGCTTATCCAACTGACGCCGAAAGTCATTCCGCTTCTGAGCAAGGAGCTCTTGCTTTTTGCGGAGTTCCTCCTTCAATTGTTCCAATTCTAGTTTCTTTTGCAAAGGAGGTGGACCCTTGGCACCATTCGTGATGCTTGGCTTAGGATGATCAATGGAAGACTCGGAAGGAGGTGCCATAGTGCCCTCAGAACCAGTAGCTGGAATATCTTTCCCCTTGTTAGTAGTAGAAAGTTGGGGTGGAACTGAAGCAGCTGGCATTGCACGGGGAGTTGCAGATACGTTACTGCTATTGTTTATGCCACCATCTGGTATGGTATCACGATTAGCCCACCATAGCTTAATAAAGCGGTTGCCCATTACAGCATCTGGCGCCCTCAGAGCAGCTTCTGCTTCTTCCCTGTTCGAAAACTGAACAAAAGCTCGTTCATTATTTAATGGAATATAAATGTCAACAACCTCCCCGAACTTTTGAAAATGCGAAAGAAGAGCATCTCTCCTGTTGCTCTTCTGTGGGATGCCACAGACAAATAGAGTACGCTGTGCCTTTTGAGATGATTTTCTCATAAAACGGGCAGTGTCACTCTTTGTCTTGGCTAAAGAGTCCAGAATATTGGGGCTGGCATCCTCGGGAATAATTCTTTTTCCTTGACGAGAACTACCTTCAAGAAGTGCTAATGCATCCTGATCTTCTTTAGTTTTGTTATCAAAATAATCTGAGGTACTCACAGCCAAATCAGTTTTCTCCAATCTGTTCTTCGCACCAACTCTACCCCAAACAGATGGATTTGCATTTTGTGAAGTAACAGTGCTTCTAAGTGCACTTTCATTGTCGGCACCATCATGAAACCTACTATGATGATGTTCAGAAGTATCTGCACTCATGAAGGATTCAGTATCATCATTCTTGGATGAATGTAGTGCCAAGAGTGAACTTGATGTTTCAGGACCATTGTTATTCCACAGTGGCTGATCTGGATCATACAAGTCAGCTCCACTAACAATAGCAGAAGAACCAGAAAATGCACCATTGAAGCCCATGCCATCATCAACCATTGCACCAGGCTTACTACTTCTTCCATGTGATTTACTATTCATCAAAGTGGTTAGAGGAGCAGCAACTGATGGTAGAGCTCCCGGTCCAACCGTTGCACCCACTAGTGCAGCACTTGGAAGTGAAACAGGAAGATTGAACTGTGAAAGGCTCTGGATATTTGCCAAACAAAAAATTACTTGTGCAGAACCAAATATACGCCCGAAGAATAAAGTACCACTAATGGTATAGCAATTCTAAAATGCAAGAGTTATAATTTCAAAATACAATTAGTACATCCAATGCATGCTTAGATGTGCACATGAATTTGCTGTATTTATTATAAGCAAAGTAGGCAGGTAATAatcagaaaaatgaaaatagcAAATAACTTTGTAATGATTCTAGATTGCTAAAAATGTAGGAAGTGGTTTGATAGAGAATATGCTAATAGGCAGTAAAATGTAATAGGGGAATTAACAATGATTTGGAGCCTAGTGAGAGTTAGTTATAAGAGAGTGTGTGCTTTAGTTAGTATATATAGAGGTGTAGAGCGTGAAGGAAGGATTATGTGTTAGTAAGCACTTTTGAGTTTGGCTCTATTCTTTTGAATAGAGAGGGGAATTTTATCTTCCTATCAGAGTTGAGGCTCAGCTCAGTTTATCTTCCTTTTTCTGTAACTTTCAGAGTGCAAGTTTATCAATACTATTCTATTTCTCTATTTGTTGTGTATCCTGTTTTTGTTTCTATCATGGTTGGCATAATCGATCAACCGCAAATGGAAGCTAATAGATACTCGAATTGTTCAACTCATTTACAAGATAAACAATTTGGGCCCTTTGCACAAGGATACAACCAATGGAGTGGACTTTATCAGCAAACAACTTTTTCTTCAAGTTGAATGTATTCACATAAATTAATTGTCTGCCATTACAGGATTTCACCATAGAAATTGAAGATCTTAAATGTCTCAAGTTTCTGAAAGTTTGAAGTCATAAACATGGTatacaaataaaaagaaaacaataaaaaaaatgagaagcAAAGCATGTATCACAACACAGCAGAATAGATATCCAGAAAACATTATACACACAAGTCctttttttaaaaccaacttTCTTAAAGGTAATTTGTTCTACACTCAGCTACATTCCTGATCAGAGTAGTCCAGAAAAACTGCCATAATTCTAAGTTAAGTTGAAATAGATTCATCCTTCTGAACTGGTGACCAAAGATGGATCAGACCAAGAATGTGATAAAAATCAATTCAATTAGACAAACTAGATGGAACCACCAGATCACAAGCAGAATTCAGTCCTTTGTAAGATGTAAAAGTTCATAACCAGAAGCTCCCCTTTTAAAAACACATACCTGGACATCTTCGACAACAATACGATTGACACCATGCTCCATTGGACACATGTCCCCTCTTAGACAAAATCCTCTCTCCTCAAAGTCTCTACATCGCTGGCGTGGAATCCCCATAGTCAGCGCATTATTTACTACTGGTCTGAGAGTTCCTTGCAAACTAATGGAATGGAGTGCCTCAAGACCACCATTGGGAATGGCTGGAATCAACCCAAAAGCATTCCATGATGCATTTTGTGCATTTGGGACATTTGGCAGCCCCCTCCCAGGAAAGAGGCCTGGAGTAATGGAACCATGCTGAACCATTTGAGAAGCAACATCAACTGAGCTAAATCTATCACGTTGGTTCCAAGATCCAGAATCTCTTCCCCTTCCCCTACCTGGACCAGGCTCTCCAAATGATTGGTTTGACCTGATTCTTTGGTTTAAATCCATTCGAGATATTGATGCCATACCAGGGCGTCTTTTATCAAATTTTGATGGGAAGTCTTTATCTAGAGGAGCAATGTTATAGTTTTTGCAGGTTTCACTACCTTGAGATTCATTTTCTCTAAAAAGATGCCCATTTTCAAATGGTTTATTGCGCTTCCTGTATGACCTTGTAAAAACTGGTTCCAAAGTATCTCTCTCCAAAGATTGAGAACGAATATCCCTTCTACGATGCTTATGGTTCCGAtcatcatcatcctcatcaCTAATTTCCTTCTCCTCAGGATCACTAGCACAATCAGCAGGAGAAAGACCACCTGACTTTAAAGATGAAACTTTGAGCTCCATCTATagcttttatattaataaagcGCTAGCTGTGGTGTCAAAATTCCGAACTTTCACCAGACTCTTTAATAATCGGAGGAGACCTAGAGTGGAGGGAAACAATAAAGATAAGCAATTGTTGCAATATATATGTACTCatcaataaaaacaaaaaagttgCGACAAACTCATTTGCAATATATCAACATTACTTGAAATATAATATAAACAGAAATATGCTATCATCATGAAATTAATGTTATAACATCATTCATGCCTGGTTGAGAGACAGTGGGAAAAAAAGCATCAAAATGACAGGACAAATAAACAAAtagaatatttgaaattttGATCACAAGCTTGACAAGGGAAGAGTGACACATAAGTCTTTTGGTTAATCAGAGACGTACAGAAGCTTCCACATCTCCATCAAAGACTTCAGAAGTCTCGAAACAAACCAGCTAAAATAGCAAGGTGACTCACCCAATACAGTGTTAGAAGTTGTATGTCAAGGAACCACAGAATCTAAAAGCTTAAACTTATAGGTATAGTTCCaagaataatttttattatatcttacACATTCCACAAGCAAATGCCCCTTGGGCTTGATGTGTGTATTAGCACAAGGCTTTCTCTAGCTTGAGCTGAAAATTCTACTAATATACGGAGTTGCTAAGATTCAAAAACTAAATTTCCTGATCTAAGAGTTCCTAATACCATATTAAAAGAGCCATTAACCCCAATAGCCTAAGCTTATAGGTAAGGTTTcaaaaatagtttttattatttctagttCTTTCAATGGAACTTTAgcattaaataatatttatcgTCCTAGCAGAACAAAGAATCCATGTAATGTCAACTAGCCTGAGCTAGAACATAAGTGAGGCTGACTTATTCGAAGTTCAGTTTTTCTTTTACTTGCAAAGATGCAGCTTGGCCTATTCAGATTTGcttattttctttcctgttgTTTTCTTTCTCCGTGGATATCAAGTAATATGCCAACAGGTTGTACCTCCTAGTGGAGTTCTGATCAACAACAGGCTGTCTACACATCCAGTGAACCATGAACCATCAACCATCAACAAGAAGGCCTATGTGAGGGAGAATGAGACTGTCACGTTGATGATAGAAAGTTCAGCGCTTGCCAAATCCAATTTCAGAATTAGTCTGATAACCGGTTGCTCAATGATTGAAATACGCATGTTTCACAAACTCAACAACCAGAACAACAAAGCACATGACATAGTAGAAAATGAAAACCTTATATAAACGCAAATGTAACAAAAGACATCTATGGATGGCAGCAACGATAATCAACACAACAACAGCCATCGGAATACAAGAGCATGCTACCATAACTAACAGCAAACTTTCCTCATGTAACACCAAACCAACAAATTTACAAGTAATCCCATCCTCAAGAGCCCAAGCAATTCCATAATGACCACATTTTCAAATCACAGGCCTAAAAAAAAGAGTGACAAGGGAGAAACTTTATTTTCTTTGGCTCAGTCATTGGTCTGCTGTTCTAAGCACTAAACGAGCTAGTATAATTAAGTTTTGACAAAATCAATTATAGATTAGTAAAGGGAATGTTGCAGTAGGTAAATGTGATTCCAAATTCCAATCTACTTAGAAAGCCAACATGTTTCGTGACACAGTAGAGAAAATCCTACCATCATTATGCCATGTTCTGGTTCCCTTTGCCAAAGCATTACCCCTGGTTaccctacttttcacaaaacaGCCTAACTCTGCAATAAGCCAATAAATGCAAAGATTTTCCTATCAAGGTTTTCTTTTCAACTTAAGAAAAAGAGAGGAATAAGCACGCACTTTGTTGCTTCCAACCACTCCCTTCAACAACCCAAGAATATACAGTAAATTATAACGGAAATAATGTTAAACAATGCTAAGAATCTAATACATCCACCCCATCTGCTGTATTCAGAAACAACTACAATGCCCGCCCCCTCTGTCCCTTTTATTTTGCAATTCATCTGTCTCTATTATCCATAAAGCCTACTCTACTCATCAATATCCAGTATGAAACAGAAACATGCAAAATAGATATAGTCTATGAAGCACGGAAACTTCAACATGCATGCGTATCACGTTTCCGATACGTTTCGGATACGGAAACTCCCGGAAACTTCTGGGATACGTTTCGGGGCCGTTTCCGTAATATTCAGAAGTTGGATACACGTATCAGTCTGGAAAACCCGTTTTCCAGACAAAAACAATTGGATTtcatttcagaaaaaaaaaaaacagaggtAAACAGAGCAATTATGGTCGATTATTTGAAGGGAAAAGGAGCAGGAATATCCAAAGGAGTGTGTCCATCTTTATGTGTAGCAAAAATAAAATCTGAGATAAACCAAAAGACTGAGAGGAAAGCTTTCATTGTTTTATCGTTTTTTTCTCACAACGTTTTttgacattatttatatttcatgtATTTAATAATTATGTTTAGATaagagttttataatttttttatatgtactcatttagttatattataaaaattcaaatataaaaatatatttttaatatttataaacgtgccccaatatttttaatatttacacgtttccgTATCCTATGTTTTATAGAAAAGACGTTTCCCATGTCCATGTCCGTTTCAGATACCGTATCCGTATCATGTCCGGGCAACCTAGGATATAGTCAACCTCAGTCCAAAATGATGATATACGCTTATTCATATGATACTCATCCCACCTTTAACCCAAGCTTGAATTTGGCTCTATTAATGGGATGAAGATTGAATGAAAAATAGGAAATTGCATTAAACTTATGAGGTCCAGTAATCAAATATAACACAAATACTAACCTTTATTGTATAAGTAAATTTGAATAGTGGTTTCCAGAGATAAGAAATTGTTGAGTGATGTTAGCTTTACAGGCTCAAACGCACTAAGCACCCTTAAGGCAACAAGACCCTAAATCACAGAGAAGCTAGGAGCCACCCTAAGTGCTTGCCTGAGCTAAGCGAGGCACTACTTTAAAAGGGGTGAAAATTTATACCAAAACAGCACCGAAGTTCCACAAAATAATAGAATCATATAACCTACAATTATCATCATATAAGTTCCAAGAAGAATTCTTCTCTAATCAGTCagaatcttcttcttcttggtctgCTGGTTGTTTTTGTATTTTCTATTTATCTTTATTGTAGCATTGTCTTCTGTCTCTTGTTTTCCTTTTTTAAATGACAATGGCTCTTTTTTTTTCCTcgtttaattttttcttatctGCTGCCTCTTCCTATTACTCTCctcttctttttgttttcttatCGAGAATCCTATTTATCCTCCTCTTCAATAGGTACAGTACAAACAGACAGAATACATCAGAGGCATGCCTTTCTTCACCTAGCACCTGGGAGAAGGGTGAGGCTATCACCTAGGCAGTGGCTCCTTGAAGGGGCCTCGCCAGGGAGTTGTGAGGAGCGCCTGGCTGCCTAGACAAGCACCTCCAGCACTTTCGACAACACTGCTTTACAGCATTGATAGTAATCAACCTAGTGaatcattaaaaattaataGTCATACTCTTAAGAGTAATCCTTTAGCTGTAAAAACATACGTTCGGATACAGCTTCAAGATAAAGATAATAAGCTTGACAAGGTGTACCTATTGTCCTATTCTAGGGGAGGTACACAAACTGATGCATTCTGGCACCAGATTGTGTTTAGTTACAATCAACTACTCATCAAATAACTAAAGCACGCTAAAGGAAACCTTATTTATTTGTAGAAGCACTTTGTCAAGTTACTTACCAATACTTGCACAGCCCTCTCTACCCCATTTCCACACTGATGATTAACAATTAATATTAGATACTGGATTTCCCAAAGCAAGAAGAAAACTATGCAAGAGGCAATAGCTAATAGACATGACTAATTCTTCAATCAATGCAGAACTCGGCTAAACAAGTAGAAACCACTCATCATATTTAGGGATTGTTAGAAAATAATAATTCGAGGAAGACTTTTCGCATGCAAActtgtttttatatatatcaaCCAACAACATGATAACCAAAAAAGcaacaacaataacaactaAAACAACACTTTAAGAACAAAATCACTATAACACCTTCTATGTCTTACAAAATTCACACTACATTTAATTTTAAAGAAACAAGGTGCAATATTACGATTGTAATACACCTTTAAGATGCATTTAGTGATTTCAGTCCATCATATTAGCACATGCATGAAAATTTCTTAGATGTCTCTTTGTACTATAAATCCTGTAAAAGTTAGAATTGAGTGGCAATCACCATCTTACAACTTCCTATATACTGCaatctgtaattttttttgttgttgttgttcttTCCCCTTTTTGTTCTCACATGATGTTGCACATACAAAAGGATCCAGAGAAATGTGCAAATCCAAAATCCATAACCGATCAAGTTAGAGAATAATAACATATGGGTAAAACAGGGTAAACCACCTAAGTTACAATCCACTGAGACTAAGACATCCCACCTAACATTTCTAAATTCCAAcaaatataatttttcattccccagttataacaaaatagaagtTACACTGACAAAGCAAGCATGCCCTTTAGATTCCTAGCAACCCATAGCAAGCTACTATGCAGTGATAAAAACGAAAACAAAGTCATGAGAGCTAGAAATCAATTGAAAATATCCAAGCAACAAAGTTTAGTGTGATTCGCAAATCCTCTCCACTCATCCCCAGCATTTCCTTCTTCACCTATACCATCCCAACAGATCAAATTACATGTTTTTTGTCACCACTTTACAGATTATTTCATTAACATTTTTTTAGCTACCAAACAGCTCACCTCAATCtttttcttataatttttctgctAACTAAGAGCATGAGTAATCTGTCTAAGAGAAAAAAGATACATTAAAAAGGGGGGTGGGGGCTAAGAGATTATGTTACACCCAAATGGCACCATGCCTCATTCATTGAGCCTCAATTTGCTCAAGATATATCTACCCATGTTCATAATCAGTTATCAACTTATCATTTAATTGATTGAGTAAAATATGCTCAATTAAGCCTCAGTGACAATTTTGTTTGGATGACTGCACGGATCTTTGTTCTTCCGTTCCACTTCCAAAACAACCCAAGGTAATATCT
The sequence above is drawn from the Euphorbia lathyris chromosome 6, ddEupLath1.1, whole genome shotgun sequence genome and encodes:
- the LOC136231913 gene encoding zinc finger CCCH domain-containing protein 41, which gives rise to MELKVSSLKSGGLSPADCASDPEEKEISDEDDDDRNHKHRRRDIRSQSLERDTLEPVFTRSYRKRNKPFENGHLFRENESQGSETCKNYNIAPLDKDFPSKFDKRRPGMASISRMDLNQRIRSNQSFGEPGPGRGRGRDSGSWNQRDRFSSVDVASQMVQHGSITPGLFPGRGLPNVPNAQNASWNAFGLIPAIPNGGLEALHSISLQGTLRPVVNNALTMGIPRQRCRDFEERGFCLRGDMCPMEHGVNRIVVEDVQSLSQFNLPVSLPSAALVGATVGPGALPSVAAPLTTLMNSKSHGRSSKPGAMVDDGMGFNGAFSGSSAIVSGADLYDPDQPLWNNNGPETSSSLLALHSSKNDDTESFMSADTSEHHHSRFHDGADNESALRSTVTSQNANPSVWGRVGAKNRLEKTDLAVSTSDYFDNKTKEDQDALALLEGSSRQGKRIIPEDASPNILDSLAKTKSDTARFMRKSSQKAQRTLFVCGIPQKSNRRDALLSHFQKFGEVVDIYIPLNNERAFVQFSNREEAEAALRAPDAVMGNRFIKLWWANRDTIPDGGINNSSNVSATPRAMPAASVPPQLSTTNKGKDIPATGSEGTMAPPSESSIDHPKPSITNGAKGPPPLQKKLELEQLKEELRKKQELLAQKRNDFRRQLDKLEKQAIVIKGDVLSEPAAKRPKVSIASDAAKVMTPRSSNPAANMPSNRSETIVDKNKCVENPISLSPKTKTPGGQQESTGSKQPIRPIVTAGVPFVTNRYKLDNRSTAFRVIPPLPLGLANVDALEEHFSPYGDLSTVVLEGTDDSDGREVPNNCTALVTFTTRHSAERAFSNGKYWLGNKLQFLWATCSTSGAENIPSASKRLVDTDSQPAEKVHQTDSHKACASGNEEPETSERNSGFEHVEMHKVSDPSPASVPDENKSPKYEGSATSLSSKEESPETKPGLTTVSEEKESSSREDAC